Proteins encoded by one window of Puntigrus tetrazona isolate hp1 chromosome 17, ASM1883169v1, whole genome shotgun sequence:
- the fgfbp3 gene encoding fibroblast growth factor-binding protein 1, translating to MRGRSLPFIISLLLLVLSFSEAKKKSKQPSDAVTGSESIVAHPSLGSGQLSTKDGHRCTWESLERGANILLQVSCTAPSEEGLGSHYTCQFAGKPQECSIYSTQSSQYWKQVVSKLKKRKNACEGEKVLKTRLCKKAPSASHMKLTERSGEETTTHTSKGMPEESKRKTEAPTRKEKEVQKEKEEEVKKEEEEGFGDVVNDGFSDMEPAVSYCGEGWHSVCNFFVKFLDG from the coding sequence ATGCGAGGGCGGAGTCTACCCTTCATCatttccctcctcctcctcgtcctgTCATTCTCTGAGGCGAAAAAGAAGTCCAAGCAGCCATCAGATGCAGTGACTGGATCAGAGAGCATCGTGGCACATCCCTCGCTGGGGTCAGGTCAACTGAGCACTAAAGATGGGCACCGCTGCACCTGGGAGTCGCTAGAGAGAGGAGCCAACATCCTGCTTCAGGTCAGCTGCACCGCCCCAAGCGAGGAGGGGCTCGGGTCTCACTACACCTGCCAGTTCGCTGGAAAACCTCAGGAATGCTCCATCTACAGCACTCAGTCCTCCCAGTACTGGAAACAGGTGGTGAGCAAACTGAAGAAACGAAAGAACGCCTGCGAGGGGGAGAAAGTCCTGAAAACACGTCTGTGTAAGAAAGCACCCAGCGCATCTCACATGAAACTCACAGAGAGAAGCGGAGAAGAGACCACCACGCACACGAGCAAGGGAATGCCAGAAGAGAGCAAACGGAAAACGGAAGCACCCAcgaggaaagaaaaagaagtacagaaagaaaaggaagaggaggtgaagaaagaagaggaggagggtTTCGGAGATGTAGTGAATGATGGATTCTCAGACATGGAGCCCGCTGTGAGCTACTGCGGAGAAGGATGGCATTCTGTCTGCAACTTCTTTGTCAAGTTCTTAGATGGTTAA
- the LOC122361765 gene encoding D(1)-like dopamine receptor, which produces MLVWITQTQRCGHKPITKRELLERDAPARECGSFHALGTGNGRSFPNSPTWDRAGNRTDRSQRVSQNKVTGRYEVSWSDAILTGMILEMENGTNHTQDRAHGAQEREDGDGQNSVRALLGFVLFLLIVSTLLGNTLVCAAVVKFRHLRSKVTNFFVISLAVSDLFVAVLVMPWEAISAVAGTWLFGRFCGIWIAFDIMCSTASILNLCIISVDRYWAIASPFRYERKMTHRVAFMMIGVAWTLSILISFIPVQLNWHMAEDDEEGAAGNGTDYSDNCKANLNRTYAISSSLISFYIPVIIMIATYTRIFRIAQTQIRRISSLERAAEHAQNHHQSNDCSNENSLKTTFKKETKVLKTLSIIMGVFVFCWLPFFVLNCMVPFCQCVSDTTFTIFVWFGWANSSLNPVIYAFNADFRRAFSSILGCNKIFPSTAVETVNFSNELVSYHHDTTLQKEAQPLAVQMPNPREEPSLPFDKDSVTSNASRNHKNMLLPNIGQFECDGEISLDTITPFTSTGLMECEGIPGQIITE; this is translated from the coding sequence ATGTTGGTGTGGATCACACAGACTCAGCGGTGTGGACATAAACCAATCACAAAGCGAGAACTTCTCGAGCGAGACGCACCAGCGCGTGAATGTGGGTCATTCCACGCGCTCGGCACCGGGAACGGACGCAGTTTCCCCAACTCGCCAACATGGGACAGAGCTGGAAATCGGACCGATCGCTCACAAAGAGTATCCCAAAACAAGGTAACTGGCCGTTATGAGGTGTCTTGGTCGGATGCGATATTAACGGGTATGATTTTAGAGATGGAAAACGGCACAAACCACACGCAGGACCGCGCGCACGGAGCGCAGGAGCGAGAGGATGGAGACGGACAGAACAGCGTGCGCGCTCTGCTGGGTTTTGTGCTCTTCCTTCTCATCGTCTCCACGCTGCTCGGAAACACGTTGGTGTGCGCCGCCGTGGTCAAATTTAGGCACCTGCGCTCCAAAGTGACCAACTTTTTCGTCATATCTCTGGCCGTTTCGGATCTCTTCGTGGCCGTCCTGGTGATGCCGTGGGAGGCCATATCTGCGGTGGCGGGCACTTGGCTCTTCGGCCGGTTTTGCGGCATCTGGATCGCCTTTGACATCATGTGCTCCACCGCGTCCATCCTCAACCTGTGCATCATCAGCGTGGACCGCTACTGGGCCATCGCGAGCCCGTTCCGCTACGAGCGCAAGATGACCCACCGGGTGGCTTTCATGATGATCGGTGTGGCGTGGACCCTGTCCATCCTCATCTCTTTTATACCGGTACAGCTCAACTGGCACATGGCTGAGGACGACGAGGAGGGCGCCGCGGGCAACGGCACCGACTACAGCGACAACTGCAAAGCCAACCTGAACCGGACTTATGCCATCTCGTCTTCGCTGATAAGTTTTTACATCCCCGTGATCATCATGATCGCGACGTACACGAGGATATTCCGTATCGCGCAGACACAGATCCGCAGGATCTCCTCTTTGGAGAGGGCAGCGGAGCACGCGCAAAACCACCACCAGTCCAACGACTGCTCCAACGAGAACTCGCTGAAAACCACTTTCAAGAAAGAGACCAAAGTTTTGAAGACGCTCTCGATCATAATGGGAGTATTCGTGTTCTGCTGGCTGCCGTTTTTCGTGCTTAACTGCATGGTGCCCTTCTGCCAGTGCGTTAGCGACACTACCTTCACCATCTTCGTGTGGTTCGGATGGGCCAATTCCTCCCTCAATCCCGTCATTTACGCGTTTAACGCCGACTTCAGGAGGGCGTTCTCCTCGATTTTGGGTTGCAATAAAATTTTCCCCAGCACCGCAGTGGAGACTGTGAATTTCAGCAACGAGCTGGTATCGTATCATCACGACACGACGCTTCAGAAGGAAGCCCAACCGCTGGCCGTTCAGATGCCGAACCCTCGGGAGGAGCCGAGTCTCCCGTTCGATAAGGACTCGGTTACTTCGAACGCGTCCCGGAACCACAAAAACATGCTCTTACCCAACATCGGACAGTTTGAGTGCGACGGGGAGATTTCCCTGGACACCATCACGCCGTTCACCTCCACGGGACTCATGGAGTGCGAGGGAATCCCAGGTCAAATCATTACTGAATGA
- the ppp1r3ca gene encoding protein phosphatase 1, regulatory subunit 3Ca: MSSTRVLHLLTPPMPGPVMPVDVAVQLYITHSPPLRSFLSSYEDYRTCNLVNTCYKPLRPCLSSRAHLEPPHLDWQTSKSKAKKKVVFADSKGMSLTAVHVFSTFDNREPITSELQFDLEDLEDITALSTLHINSVQSRILDFPQPAADYLDFRSRLLKNLVCLENCTLQERALTGTIKVRNLAYEKSVHVRITFDTWKTFQDVECTFMNNVYGCQDTDIFSFAIELPGYVPPQNKVEFCISYKTGEQIYWDNNDGRNYGLVSMSWQQKNTWNSSNKGNKPNESRKLGRKTQDKEVNKCKSPLQFSGIFPNWQSWGHIATSGPYW, translated from the exons ATGAGTTCCACAAG agttCTTCATCTGCTCACTCCCCCAATGCCGGGTCCAGTTATGCCGGTAGACGTGGCTGTGCAGCTGTACATCACCCATTCTCCCCCACTGCGCAGCTTCCTGAGCTCTTATGAAGACTACAGGACATGCAACCTGGTCAACACCTGCTACAAACCCCTTCGGCCCTGCTTGAGCTCCAGAGCCCACCTGGAGCCCCCTCATCTAGACTGGCAGACCTCAAAATCCAAAGCCAAGAAGAAGGTTGTGTTTGCCGACTCAAAGGGTATGTCACTAACCGCGGTGCATGTCTTCTCAACTTTCGACAACCGAGAACCTATAACATCTGAACTGCAGTTTGACCTAGAAGACCTAGAGGACATCACAGCGCTCTCCACTCTCCATATAAATTCGGTCCAGAGCAGAATTCTAGACTTTCCACAGCCAGCAGCAGACTACCTAGATTTTCGTAGTCGGTTGCTTAAGAACTTGGTTTGTTTGGAGAACTGTACCCTACAGGAGCGAGCCCTCACCGGCACCATCAAAGTGCGCAACCtggcctacgagaagtcagttCACGTGCGAATCACTTTCGACACCTGGAAGACCTTCCAGGATGTGGAATGCACATTCATGAATAATGTCTACGGTTGTCAGGATACAGACATATTCTCATTTGCCATCGAACTGCCAGGGTATGTGCCCCCTCAGAATAAGGTCGAATTTTGCATTAGCTACAAAACTGGAGAACAGATCTACTGGGACAATAACGATGGCAGAAACTATGGACTGGTTTCAATGTCTtggcaacaaaaaaacacatggaATTCCTCAAACAAGGGAAATAAACCGAACGAATCTAGAAAGTTAGGCAGGAAAACACAAGACAaggaagtaaataaatgtaaaagtccGCTCCAGTTCAGTGGCATTTTCCCAAACTGGCAGAGTTGGGGGCACATTGCAACCAGTGGCCCATACTGGTGA